CTCCCGCCCCCGAACCGACGGCACGACGACGCCCGAAGGGATCCCGTCATGACCAGCCGAGAGCTGGACGCGGCCGGCATCTGCGACCCGGACCTCCGCGCCGCCTACGCCCGGTGCCGCGTGCTGAACGCGCGGCACGGCAAGACGTACTTCCTCGCCACCCGGCTGCTGCCCCCGGAACGCCGGCCGGCCGTGCACGCCCTGTACGGGTTCGCCCGCTGGGCGGACGACATCGTCGACTCCCTGGGCTGCGGCCACACCCGCGGCGACCGCGCACGGCAACTGGCCCTGCTGGAGGCCCGGCTGGCCCGCGGCCTGAAGGAGGGGCACAGCACCGAGCCCGTCGTGCACGCCCTCGCGGACACCGCCCGCCGCCACGCCATCGACCACCGGCACTTCACGGACTTCATGGCCGCCATGCGCAGCGACCTGGACGTCACGGACTACGCCACCTACGCCGACCTGCGCGCCTACATGCACGGCTCGGCCGCGGTGATCGGGCTTCAGATGCTGCCCGTCCTCGGCACCGTGGTGCCGCGCGCCGAGGCCGCCCCGCACGCCGCGGCGCTCGGCGTGGCCTTCCAGCTCACCAACTTCCTGCGCGACGTCGGCGAGGACCTCGACCGCGGACGCGTCTACCTCCCCGCCGACCTGCTCGCCGCGCACGGCGCCGACCGCGAGCTGCTGCTGTGGAGCAGGCGCACCGGCCGCGGCGACCGGCGGATCACGGAGGCGCTGCGGGCCGCCGAGGACCTGACCCGCGGCGTCTACCGCGAGGCCGCGCCGGGTATCGCGATGCTCGAACCGCTCGCCCGTCCCTGCATCCGCACCGCGTACGTGCTGTACGGAGGGATCCTGGACGCCATCGCCGAGGACGGGTACGCGGTGGTCCACCGCCGTGCGGTGGTTCCGCTGCGGCGGCGGCTCACGGTGGCCGGGGACGGGCTCCTGCGCGTGCTGCGGGCCCGGACGGCCGCGGGCGCCGCTCCCCCGCGTCCCGAGCCGGCGGCGCCGTGTCCGCCGGCCGCCGTCGTCCCCGAGGAGGCCGGATGAGCGCCGACCGCCGGGGCCGGTTCCCGCTGAGGCTGCGCAGGAAGCCGGTGGCCTGGACCCGGCAGCGGCCCACCTGGCGCGAGGCCCGACCCGCCGTGATCGCCGCCGCGCTGAAACGGGCCCAGGCGCGGCCGTCGGGCAACTGGTACGTCGTCGGCGCCACCGGCGACGTGCCCCGTGACCGGCCGCTGGCCCGGACGGTGGCGGGCCGGGAAGTGGTCGTGTGGCGCGACCGCGAGGGCCGGCTGGTCGCCGGGCCCGGCAGCTGCCCGCACCTCGGGGCGCCGCTCGCCGACAGCCCGGTGCGCTGCGGCACCCTGATCTGCCACTGGCACGGCCTGTCCCTGGACGGCCGGCCGGCGGCGGGCTGGGAGCCTTTGCCCGCGCACGACGACGGCGTCCTCGTGTGGGTCCGCCTGGACGACGTCGGCGGCGAGGCGCCGCGTGCGGCCCCCGTGGTGCCCGCCCGGCCCGCTCTTGCCGGCGCCCTGCACTCCGTGTACACGGGCATCGGCATCTGCGAGCCCGAGGACGTGGTCGCCAACCGCCTCGACCCGTGGCACGGCGCCTGGTTCCACCCGTACTCCTTCGTGGACCTCACCGTCGTCGACGCGCCGGGCGTCGCCGCCGCGGGCGACGGCGACGGTTTCGCCGTCGACGTGTCGTTCAAGGTGGCCGGGCGGCTGGTGGTGCCGGTGCGGGCCGTCTTCACGGCGCCCGAGCCGCGCACCGTGGTGATGCGCATCGAGGAGGGGGAGGGCGTCGGCTCCGTCGTCGAGACCCATGCCACGCCGCTCGGCCCGGACGACCGGGGCAGGCCGCGCACCGCCGTGATCGAGGCGGTCGTCGCGGCCTCCGACCGCCGGGGGTTCGCCGTGGCGCGCGCCATGGCGCCCGTGCTGCGTCCGCTGGTCCGCGCCGCCGCCGGGCGTCTGTGGCGCGACGACCTGGCCTACGCCGAGCGCCGCCGGCTGCTGCGGTCCACCGGACGTTTTCCCGGCTGACCCGGCACCACGGCCGTAGAGTTGCCGCATGGCACAGGAGGTGGAGCCGGTCCCCGAGGTGGGCCTGACGACCGGCGCGCTGGCCCGCCGGCTCGGCGTCTCGCCCACGACCCTGCGCTCCTGGGACCGCCGGTACGGCATAGGCACGGCGGTGCGGACCGAGGGGCGGCACCGTCGGTGGTCGCCGGAGGACGTCGCCGTGCTGGAGGCGATGTGCCGGCTGACGTCCGCGGGGGTGCCGCCCGCCGAGGCCGCGCGGGCCGCGCGCGGCGGCGCCGACGTGTCGGGGGCCGCCAACGGCGAACCGGAGGCCGACGGCCGCTCGCGTGCCGCCGGTGCCCTGCCGCTGGGCGACGTGCGGCAGGAGTGCCGGGGCCTGGCCCGGGCCGCCGTGCGGCTGGACGCCCCGGCGGTGGACGAACTCCTGACCGCGGCCGTCGACCGGCACGGCGTCGTCGGCGCCTGGCAGGACGTCATGATGCCGGTACTGCACGCCGTGGGCCGCAAGTGGGAGACGTCGGGCGACCGTTACGTCGAAGTCGAGCACCTGCTGTCCTGGCACGTCTCGACCGCGCTGCGCCGGGCCACGCGGCGGGTCGACTCCCCCGCCGCGCCGCCGGAGCCGGCTCCCGCGCCCGCCCCCGGCCCGGTCGTCCTGGCCTGCGTGCCGGGGGAACAGCACACGCTGGCGCTCGAAGCCCTCACCGCCGCCCTGAGCGAACGGGACGTGCCCGCGCGGATGTTCGGGGCGGCCGTACCGGCGGAGGCGCTCACCGCGGCGGTACGCCGGCTCGGCCCCACCGTCGTCGTGCTGTGGGCGCAGGCCCGGAGCACGGCGAGCGCTCCCCTCGCGGCCCACATCGCCGGCACCGGCTGGGGAGCCCGGGGCGCCCGCCGCCGTCCGCTGGTCGTCCTCGCCGGCACGGGGTGGGCCGGCTCCGCGTCGCCGGGGATGCCACGCCCCGGCGGCCTGCAGGAGGCGCTGGAGCTGGTGTCCGGGGTGTACTAGCCAGGGCCGCCGCAGGGTCAGGACGGGTTCTCCCAGGACGCCGGCTCCGCCGCCAGTTCCCGCACCGGCTCCGGCAGCGCGTTCGCCGCGATGTCCGCGACTGTGACCCCTTCGAGGATCTTCCGTACGTTCGCCCGCAGCGCGATCCACAGCGGCAGCAGCGGCTCCGCCGAACCCTGGTAGGTCAGCCCGGTCGGGCGTTCGCCGCGCACCGAGACGATCGGGCCGTCGACGGTGCGGATGATGTCGGCGACCGTGATCCGGGACGCCTCGCGCGCCAGCCGGTAGCCGCCGCTGCCGCCGCGCCGGCTGTCGACGATCCCGCCGCGCCGCAGATCGCCGAGGATCCCCTCCAGAAACTTGTGCGGGATGTCCTGCGCGGCGGCGATGGCCTCCGCCTTCACCGGTTCGCCGCCCTGCCGTACGGCGAGTTCGAGTACCGCCCGTACCGCGTAGTCCGCCCGTGCCGAGATCCTCATACGCCCATTGTGGGCCGACCGGAAACGGGCTGTGCCCCGGCGTCGCCTCCGGGGAGCGTGTCGCGGGCGCCGGGGTCGGCCCGTCCACGGGTCTGCACGACGTCCGGCAGGACCCGGTCGTTCCTCGTTGAACAACGGTCGTCGGATCACCTGACGCGGACACTTTCGGCCGCGTAGTCTCGAACAGCCCGCCGTGCGGCGGTGGAAGGGGTGGCGATGGACTTCTCGGCGCTGCGGCCGCGGCGGCGCGGTTCCGCCATGCGCGCGCTGGAGGCCGAGCTGGGCGCCGCCCTGCGCGCCCTCCCCGCTCCCCCGGCCGACGTGCGGGATCTGTGCCGCGCGCTGTGCCGGGCGATGAGCGCGCGGCGCGGCGGACGGCCCCTGGAACTGCGCTTCGAGCGGTTCCCCGACGAGATCGAAGTGACCGGTCTGTGGGTCGAGTTCCAGGACTTCGACCTCGTGATCGTCGAGGAACGCGCCGAGGCCGTACAGCAACTGGTCATCCTCGGACACGAGTTGTGGCACATGCACGTCGGGCACGAGCACCGGCACGGCGCCCGTCCGGCCGCCACGCACGCCCTCGCGGACGCACCGGGCTGGAAGGGCATCGCGGTGGCGGTGGCCGCCCGCAACGGCTCGCGGCGGCGCGAGGAGGCCGAGGCCGACGACTTCGGACACCGGCTCGCCGCGCTGTTCCGGCCCGTGCTCACGGGGGACCGCGGCACCGACGCCTCGCTCGACCCGGTGCAGCGGTCGATGGGCTACCGCGGACGCAGAGGAGCCGCGCAGTGATCGGTGCCGTGCTCGCGATGGACCCTTCCGATCTGCTCAGCAGGATCTACATCTCGTTCTGGATCCCGACCGCGGTTCTGACCGCGGCCCTGCTGATCAAGCTGCCCACCATCATCCGGCTGTGGCGAGACCCGCTGCTGCGCGCAGTCGGCGGACTTCTGCTGCTCGCCTGCGCGGTCTTCGTCTTCGTCGCGCCGTCCACCATCGCCTGGACCAACCGCGTCACAGGCGTCCCCAACATCTCGGCACCCTGGTGCTACTCGCTGCTCACCGCGTTCTGCGCGGCCTGTCTGCTTCTGATCATCACCTGGCGCAACGGACCGGCCCGGGGCTCCGCCGAGACCCGCCGCGCCATGCGCTGGGTGATCAGTACCTACTCGGCGGTGATCGTCGCCCTCTGGGTGCTGTTCTTCCTCGCCGAGGCACCTGAGGAGCGGCTGCGGGACCTCGACACGTACTACGCCACCACCCCGTTCATGCGCGAGGAGATCCTGCTCTACCTGCTCGCCCACTCCGTGGCCGTGCTGATCACGTCCAAACTGATCTGGGAGTGGGTGCGCACCGACGGGCTGGACGCCTGGCTGCGTTGGGGGCTGAAACTCCTGGGCGTCGGCTACGGGCTCAACCTGATCTTCGACGCCTCCAAGCTCACCGCCGTCGTGGCCCGCTGGACCGGGCACGACCTCGACTGGCTCAGCACCCACCTGGCACCGCCGGTCGCCGCACTTTCCGCGATTCTGATCGCGGTCGGCTTCATCCTGCCGCACGCGGGCCAGTACCTTCACGACCGCTGGCGGGTGCGGCTCGCCCATCGCGAACTGCGGCCCCTGTACGTGCTGATGCGGGGCGTCAGCGGCTCCGGTGTCCCAGTTGTGCTGCGCGCCACCCCTGAGCTGCGGCTGATCCGCCGCGAAACGTTCATCCGCGACACTCTCCTGCCGCTGTCCCGGCATTTCGACGAGGAGCTGGGCCGGCGGTCGTACGAGGCGGCGCTCGCGCTCGGCCATTCGCCGGAGCAGGCCAAGGCGCTGGCCGCCGCCGTCGCCATCCAGGACGCCGTCGAACGCAAGCGGCGCTCGCCCGCCAGGGACGGCACCGCCAATACCGACACCACGGATTTGCTCCGGGAGATCGGGGCCGTGTCCCGAGCCCTCCGACGTCCCGATGTCCTCGACGCGGTCCGCGCACGGGCCGCCGCATCCTCAGAGAGCGTGTCCGTACATGAGTGAACCCACCACCGCCGTCGTCCTCGGCGGTTCCCTCGCCGGCATGCTCGCGGCCAGAGCGCTGGCGGACGTCGCCGATCGGGTCGTTGTGGTCGAGCGCGACGTCCTGCCCACCGGGCCGGCCCCGCGCAAGGGGCTGCCTCAGGCACGGCACGTGCACCAGTTGTGGTCGGGCGGTGCACGGGCGCTGGAGCAGTTGCTGCCGGGCGTCACCGGAATGCTCGTGGACGCGGGCGCGCACCGGCAGAAGGTCACGACCGACATGGTCGTGCTGTCCCCGCAGGGCTGGTTCCGACGCTGGGACGAGTCCCACTTCATGCTGCTGTGCAGTCGGGACCTGCTGGACGCGACGGTACGGGCCGAGGCGCTCGCCCATCCTCACATCGAACTGGCCGACGGCACCGAGGCGCTGGCGCTGCTCGGCACGGACACAGCGATCACCGGGGTGCGCCTGCGCGGCTCCGACGGAGCCGAGCGGAGCCTGACTGCCGATCTGGTCGTCGACGCCACCGGCCGCGGCTCGCGGACGCCACAGCGGCTGCGGGAGTTCGGACTTCCCGAGCCCGAGAGGCGTGAGGTGGACTCCGGTCTGGCCTACGCCAGCCGGATATACCGGGCGCCCGAGGCAGCGCGGGACGGCTTCCCCGTGGTCAGCATCCAGCCGGACCCGCGGACCGGGCAGCCGGGGCGCGGGGGTGTGCTGCTGCCGATCGAGGGCGGCCAGTGGCTTGTCACGCTGTACGGCACCCAGGGCGGCGAGCCCTCCACCGACGCCGCCGACTTCGAGCGCTACGCCCGTGAGGAACTGCGGCACCCGGTCCTGGCCGACCTCTGCGGTCAGGCGGAACCGCTTGGCGAGCCGTCCTTCACCCGGACGACGGTCAACCGGCGGCACTACTACGAGCGAATGCGCGTGTGGCCGGAAGGGCTGGTCGTACTGGGCGACGCGCTCGCCGCCTTCAATCCGGTGTACGGGCACGGCATGTCCGTGGCAGCGCAGAGCGCGGTGGCGCTGAGAGCCGCCGTAAGACGTCGCGGGTGGGGCTCGCGAGCACTGGCCAGGCTTGCCCAGCGGGCGGTCGCCCGGCCGGTCGGCGCGGCGTGGGAACTGGCCATCGGGCAGGACGTGTTCTACCCGGGGGCCACACAGAACGGGCCGACGCTGCGGGAACGGGCGGTGGCGGCGTACGTGGACCGTCTGATGCACACCGCCACCGGCAACGGCCGCGTGGCCAAAAGGGTGACCGACGTGACGTCCCTCGAGCGGGGCGCCGAAATGCTGCTGACGCCGGGGATGCTGCTGGCGGCCATGGTCGGGCCGCTGAAACCGGCGCTGGGTCGGCCGCCCCTGACGGCCGAGGAGCGCAAGGCAGCTGGACTGTCCTAGCCGCAAGGCGGCGGGACCGTGGCATTGGCCGAAGGCGTCGGACCGGCTTCGTCGCCGATCGCCGTCTTCGCGGAGGCGGCGAGGGAACGTTGTAGCGCGGCAGGTGCCGGGCGAGCGCGCCCAGGGCCGGCGCGGCCTCCTCCCGCTGCCGGCCCACGTCCATCAGCGCCAGGACCAGGAAGGCGGTCTGCCGGCCCGCTGGACTACCGCCCGCCGCCGGCGCTCGCCGGTGAGGCCGCTCTCCAATGTCGTGCGGGAGAGCGGTACGGCTTCCTCGCCCCTGCCGGTCGCGTCGTTCGCACTGGCGGCCCTCAGGGTCTGCGGAGCGCCCGTTCCCAGTCCGGTGTGGTGGTCATCGCCACGGCTTCACGGAGGGGCCCGCCCGCACCAAGGGCGGGCGGGCCGCCCGCGACCCGTCCCTACCCCGCGAACGCCGGTTGCGCCAGGCCCTTTCCGGCGTCCCGGACCACCAGCAGCGAGCCCGACAGCGGCGTCGGCGCCGTCAGGCCGACGCGCGCCGTGGTGATGTACAGGTCCGTCAGGCCGGCGCCGCCGAAGGCGCACGCCGTGGGGCGGGGCACCGGGAGCGGGAGGACCCGGTCCAGTGCGCCGTCCGGCGTGTAGCGGCGCACCGCGCCTCCGTCCCACAGCGCCACCCACACACAGCCGTCGGCGTCGACCGTGAGGCCGTCGGGGAAGCCGGCGCCCTCCTCGATCTCCGCCAGGGTGCGGCGGCCGGTCACGCGGCCGTCGGCGTGGTCGAAGACGTCGACGCGGCGGGTCGGGGAGTCGATGTAGTACATCAGGCGGCCGTCGGGGCTCCAGCCGATGCCGTTGCTCACCGACACGTCGTCCAGGACCACCTCCACCGAACCGTCGGGCGCGACGCGGGACAGCGTGCCGCCGCCCGGCGCCTCGTCGTAGCGCATGGTGCCCGCCCACAGCGCGCCGTCCGGCGCCACGGCGGCGTCGTTGGCGCGCCGGCCGGGGACCGGGTCGTGGTGCAGCACGCGGTAGGTGCCGTCCGGGTCCAGCAGGCCCACACCGTCCCGCAGGTTGAGGACCAGGCCGCCGTTCGCGCGGGGCTTGGCCGCGCCCACGTGCTGGTGCGTGGTGCGGGTCGTGCGCCGACCCGTGGCGGGTTCGTACGTGTGCAGCCGGGAGTTCAGGATGTCGATCCAGATCAGCCGCCCGGTCGCCGCGTCCCACGTCGGCCCCTCGCCCAGCGCCGCCTCGGCGCGCACCGCCACCTCGAGCGCCGTCATGCCGCGCTCCGGTGGCCCAGCCGCTCGGACAGTTCCGCCGCGCCCTTCGCGGCGAGCTGCTCCAGCTCGGCGCGGCGCTCGTCGCTCCAGCGGATCATGGGAACGGAGATGGAGAGGGCGGCCACCACCTGCCCGGTGCGGTCACGGACCGGCGCGGCGACGCAGGAGACGTCCGGGTTGGACTCGCGGCTCTCCACCGCGATGCCCCGCTGCCGGATGCCCGCGAGCGCCGCGCGCAGGGCCATGGGCTCGGTGATGCTGTTCGGCGTCATCGCGGCCAGCTCCGCGCCGTCGGGGATGCGGGCCGTGAGCTCGGGATCGGGCAGGGAGGCCAGCAGCATCTTGCCGACGGACGTGCAGTGGGCGGGCAGGCGGCGGCCGGCCGCGGAGACCATGCGCACCGCGTGCGTGGAGTCCACCTTGGCGATGTAGATGACGTCCGTGCCCTCCAGGATCGCGACGTGCACCGTCTCGTCGCAGGTCTCGGCGACGGACCGGGCGACCTGCTGGCCCTCGGCGGCGAGGTCCAGCTGCTCGGCGTAGCGGCTGCCGAGCTGGTAGGGGCGCACGCCGAGCCGGTAGCGGCCGGGCTGGCCGGGGACCTGGACGATGTACGACCGGGCGGCGAGCGTGGTGACCAGCTCGTGCACGGTGGTGCGCGGCAGCTGGAGCTTGCGCACGATGTCGGGGGCGGAGAGCGTGCCGTCCCCGTCGAGGAAGAGCTCCAGGATGTCGAGAGCCCGGGTCACGGCTGGTACGAGGCGTCCCACGACCGGCCCCTCCCTTGCGTTCTGAGACTTGCGTCTGCGGCTGACGTCGGTGACTTGTGCCCGACGGCTTGTTTCCGGCCGTGTGCTGTGGTGGCTTGGGCGACGAGGCGTCCGGACGTCGACCCGAGCCCTCGTGTTCGAGATTTCAACACGCGGTCGGAATGGCGAACACAGGCTACTCATGGAGGGTTTACCCGGGCAATGGCCTTGCACGTGCCGGACGAGGCTTCCTCCGGGGCCGGGGTGACCCGAGCCGCGGGGGCGCGGGGCATCCGGCGCATGCCCGCCGCCGCGGGATGCCCGGCGGATGCTCGCCGCCCGCAGGTCGTCGCGGCGGGTGCGCCGGGCACATACCCCGCCGCCGCGCGACATCCCGCACATACCCCGCCGCCGCGCGACATCCCGCGCATGCCCGCCGCACGCGCGACGCCCCGCAGGTCGTCGCGGCGGGTGCGCCGGGCGCACACCCCGCCGCCGCGCGACATCCCGCACATACCCACCGCACGCGCGACGCCCCGCAGGTCGTCGCGGCGGGTGCGCCGGGCGCACACCCCGCCGCCGCGCGACATCCCGCACATACCCACCGCACGCGCGACGCCCCGCAGGTCGTCGCGGCGGGTGCGCCGGGCGCACACCCCGCCGCCGCGCGACATCCCGCACATACCCACCGCACGCGCGACGCCCCGCAGGTCGTCGCGGCGGTGCGCCGGGCGCACACCCCGCCGCCGCGCGACATCCCGCACATACCCACCGCACGCGCGACGCCCCGCAGGTCGTCGCGGCGGGTGCGCCGGGCGCACACCCCGCCGCCGCGCGACATCCCGCACATACCCACCGCACGCGCGACGCCCCGCAGGTCGTCGCGGCGGGTGCGCCGGGCGCACACCCCGCCGCCGCGCGACATCCCGCACATACCCACCGCACGCGCGACGCCCCGCAGGTCGTCGCGGTGAGGGCGCCGGGCGCATACCCCGCCGCCGCGCGGCATCCCCCACATGCCCGCCGCCGCGCGGCATCCCGCGCATGCCCGCCGCACGCGCGACGCCCCGCAGGTCGTCGCGGGGTCCCGTCGGGCCGGGGCGGGACCGCCGGGCGCGCCCCGGGGCGGGCC
This region of Streptomyces chromofuscus genomic DNA includes:
- a CDS encoding phytoene/squalene synthase family protein, which codes for MTSRELDAAGICDPDLRAAYARCRVLNARHGKTYFLATRLLPPERRPAVHALYGFARWADDIVDSLGCGHTRGDRARQLALLEARLARGLKEGHSTEPVVHALADTARRHAIDHRHFTDFMAAMRSDLDVTDYATYADLRAYMHGSAAVIGLQMLPVLGTVVPRAEAAPHAAALGVAFQLTNFLRDVGEDLDRGRVYLPADLLAAHGADRELLLWSRRTGRGDRRITEALRAAEDLTRGVYREAAPGIAMLEPLARPCIRTAYVLYGGILDAIAEDGYAVVHRRAVVPLRRRLTVAGDGLLRVLRARTAAGAAPPRPEPAAPCPPAAVVPEEAG
- a CDS encoding DUF5914 domain-containing protein, whose product is MSADRRGRFPLRLRRKPVAWTRQRPTWREARPAVIAAALKRAQARPSGNWYVVGATGDVPRDRPLARTVAGREVVVWRDREGRLVAGPGSCPHLGAPLADSPVRCGTLICHWHGLSLDGRPAAGWEPLPAHDDGVLVWVRLDDVGGEAPRAAPVVPARPALAGALHSVYTGIGICEPEDVVANRLDPWHGAWFHPYSFVDLTVVDAPGVAAAGDGDGFAVDVSFKVAGRLVVPVRAVFTAPEPRTVVMRIEEGEGVGSVVETHATPLGPDDRGRPRTAVIEAVVAASDRRGFAVARAMAPVLRPLVRAAAGRLWRDDLAYAERRRLLRSTGRFPG
- a CDS encoding MerR family transcriptional regulator, with the protein product MAQEVEPVPEVGLTTGALARRLGVSPTTLRSWDRRYGIGTAVRTEGRHRRWSPEDVAVLEAMCRLTSAGVPPAEAARAARGGADVSGAANGEPEADGRSRAAGALPLGDVRQECRGLARAAVRLDAPAVDELLTAAVDRHGVVGAWQDVMMPVLHAVGRKWETSGDRYVEVEHLLSWHVSTALRRATRRVDSPAAPPEPAPAPAPGPVVLACVPGEQHTLALEALTAALSERDVPARMFGAAVPAEALTAAVRRLGPTVVVLWAQARSTASAPLAAHIAGTGWGARGARRRPLVVLAGTGWAGSASPGMPRPGGLQEALELVSGVY
- a CDS encoding RrF2 family transcriptional regulator; the encoded protein is MRISARADYAVRAVLELAVRQGGEPVKAEAIAAAQDIPHKFLEGILGDLRRGGIVDSRRGGSGGYRLAREASRITVADIIRTVDGPIVSVRGERPTGLTYQGSAEPLLPLWIALRANVRKILEGVTVADIAANALPEPVRELAAEPASWENPS
- a CDS encoding toxin-antitoxin system, toxin component family protein, encoding MDFSALRPRRRGSAMRALEAELGAALRALPAPPADVRDLCRALCRAMSARRGGRPLELRFERFPDEIEVTGLWVEFQDFDLVIVEERAEAVQQLVILGHELWHMHVGHEHRHGARPAATHALADAPGWKGIAVAVAARNGSRRREEAEADDFGHRLAALFRPVLTGDRGTDASLDPVQRSMGYRGRRGAAQ
- a CDS encoding MAB_1171c family putative transporter, producing the protein MDPSDLLSRIYISFWIPTAVLTAALLIKLPTIIRLWRDPLLRAVGGLLLLACAVFVFVAPSTIAWTNRVTGVPNISAPWCYSLLTAFCAACLLLIITWRNGPARGSAETRRAMRWVISTYSAVIVALWVLFFLAEAPEERLRDLDTYYATTPFMREEILLYLLAHSVAVLITSKLIWEWVRTDGLDAWLRWGLKLLGVGYGLNLIFDASKLTAVVARWTGHDLDWLSTHLAPPVAALSAILIAVGFILPHAGQYLHDRWRVRLAHRELRPLYVLMRGVSGSGVPVVLRATPELRLIRRETFIRDTLLPLSRHFDEELGRRSYEAALALGHSPEQAKALAAAVAIQDAVERKRRSPARDGTANTDTTDLLREIGAVSRALRRPDVLDAVRARAAASSESVSVHE
- a CDS encoding FAD-dependent monooxygenase, with the protein product MSEPTTAVVLGGSLAGMLAARALADVADRVVVVERDVLPTGPAPRKGLPQARHVHQLWSGGARALEQLLPGVTGMLVDAGAHRQKVTTDMVVLSPQGWFRRWDESHFMLLCSRDLLDATVRAEALAHPHIELADGTEALALLGTDTAITGVRLRGSDGAERSLTADLVVDATGRGSRTPQRLREFGLPEPERREVDSGLAYASRIYRAPEAARDGFPVVSIQPDPRTGQPGRGGVLLPIEGGQWLVTLYGTQGGEPSTDAADFERYAREELRHPVLADLCGQAEPLGEPSFTRTTVNRRHYYERMRVWPEGLVVLGDALAAFNPVYGHGMSVAAQSAVALRAAVRRRGWGSRALARLAQRAVARPVGAAWELAIGQDVFYPGATQNGPTLRERAVAAYVDRLMHTATGNGRVAKRVTDVTSLERGAEMLLTPGMLLAAMVGPLKPALGRPPLTAEERKAAGLS
- a CDS encoding tetratricopeptide repeat protein, which gives rise to MGTGAPQTLRAASANDATGRGEEAVPLSRTTLESGLTGERRRRAVVQRAGRPPSWSWR
- a CDS encoding SMP-30/gluconolactonase/LRE family protein, with the translated sequence MTALEVAVRAEAALGEGPTWDAATGRLIWIDILNSRLHTYEPATGRRTTRTTHQHVGAAKPRANGGLVLNLRDGVGLLDPDGTYRVLHHDPVPGRRANDAAVAPDGALWAGTMRYDEAPGGGTLSRVAPDGSVEVVLDDVSVSNGIGWSPDGRLMYYIDSPTRRVDVFDHADGRVTGRRTLAEIEEGAGFPDGLTVDADGCVWVALWDGGAVRRYTPDGALDRVLPLPVPRPTACAFGGAGLTDLYITTARVGLTAPTPLSGSLLVVRDAGKGLAQPAFAG
- a CDS encoding IclR family transcriptional regulator — its product is MGRLVPAVTRALDILELFLDGDGTLSAPDIVRKLQLPRTTVHELVTTLAARSYIVQVPGQPGRYRLGVRPYQLGSRYAEQLDLAAEGQQVARSVAETCDETVHVAILEGTDVIYIAKVDSTHAVRMVSAAGRRLPAHCTSVGKMLLASLPDPELTARIPDGAELAAMTPNSITEPMALRAALAGIRQRGIAVESRESNPDVSCVAAPVRDRTGQVVAALSISVPMIRWSDERRAELEQLAAKGAAELSERLGHRSAA